TAAGACCGACCTAATTGTGAGAGCTAAGTACGTAATAACGATGACAAATCCATTAATTATAGAGGATGGAGCCGTGGCCATAGATAATGGCCTAATTAAGGCGGTGGGTAGGGCAAGCGACGTACTCAGCCAGTATAGGGGTGAGGAGGTCATTAATAGGGATAGGCACATACTAATGCCAGGTCTCATTGACACCCACACGCATACACAACAAGTACTGCTCAGGTCTTTCATTAATGATGAGAGACTTGCGTTACCGCCGTTATGGACAAAGCTCCTAATACCCTTCGAGGAATTACTCAATGATGAGTTGGCATACCTATCCTCACTGGTGAGTGTTATTGCCATGGCTAAGAATGGCATCACATACTTCATTGAGGCTGGCGCACCGAGGCCTAGGGAGTTAATTAAGGCAATTAATGAGGTTGGTATTAGGGGTGTGGTTACGCGGTCGACCTTTAATGTACGTGGGGATAAAATCACTGATGCTGATGATGCCATACGTGGAATTGAGGAGTTGCTGCCGGAGGTTAATGATAGGGTTAGGGTTTGGTGTTCAATCAGGCAGGTAATGATGGCTACTGAAGACCTGCTCCTCAAGGTAAAGGATTATTGCCTAAATAAAGGGTTGGGCATAACCTATCATTTGGGTGAGTATCAGGGTGAGGTTGATTATGCACTTACTAAGTACGGTATTAGGCCTCTCGAGGTCTTCGATAAGCTTGGCTTAACGCTAGTAAGGCCTACGGTGATAGCCCACGCCGTTTACCTATCCAGTAGAGAAAGAGCCATTGTTAGAGATAGGGGGTTAGGCATTGCCTGGTGTCCAATGGTTGACTCAATAGCCATGGGACTGCATTGGCTACCCATGTTTAATGATGCGTTGTTTGGCTTTGGAAGTGATGGTGGTGCATTCACAAGTCTTGATCTGCTGCATGAGACTAAGATCGCTAGAGCCGTGGGCAAGGCATTAACTGTGGGAATTACCTATGATAAGTCCTCCTTCAACTCCATTACAATGCTTAGGGCACTCACGGGCTGGGGTGGCCTATTGATTGGGGATAATGTTGGGGCGATTAAGGAGGGGTTTAAGGCTGATTTAATAACGCTTAGGCTTAATGATGCTAGGGCATTACCTGCGTATGATCCCGTGGAGTCCGTGGTATCGTTTTTGGATGGCCATGATGTTAATGACGTATTGGTGGGTGGTAGGTTTATTGTTAGGGATGGTAAATTATTCAGTGTTAGTGAGGATGATATTATTGAGAAGTTGTATGCAGTGATGCCTATTGTTAATGAGAAATTGAATAATATTAAGTATGGGGCTTTTTAATCTTCATTTTACATATACAAAATGTAAAGTATGATGAGCATTCAAAATCAATGAAATTAATATATGCATGCAATTTAGGTTTGCATTAACAATCGACGTGAAATACATAACATGTCCCTCGTAGTAAGTTAGTTTTTTAAGGTCATTCTAATCACTGGCATAAGTATGGTATTGTTTAAAACAATATTATGCTGCATAGAGTTACTTATATTCAGTATTATAGCTGGATTACTTGGATCGCTAACAGGCTTGGGGGGTGGTACGGTATTAGTGCCCTTACTTACATTGTTCTTGGGCATACCAATCGCCTACGCCGCTGGTGCATCGCTAATATCCACAATAGCGACATCAAGTGGCGCAGCCAGTGCGTACATTAGGGATAAGATAACTAATGTCAGGATTGGCATGGGCCTCGAGATAGCCACTACGACTGGGTCAATAGTTGGTTCATTAACGGCAGCCTACATATACAGCCACAGCCTTGCGTGGATTGTCTACGTGGTCTTCGGCATAGTAATTCTAACGTCAATAATACCGACAGCCCAGAGAGGTAAGTATGAAATACCTGATCCTAGGAAACCTGATCGAACCACGAGGATATTTAAACTATACGGTAGTTACTACGACGATGCCCTAAAGAGGGAGGTTAAGTATTGGGGTGTTCGTTGGTGGCTCGGCGAATTGATAATGTTCTTTGCTGGTTTTATTAGT
This is a stretch of genomic DNA from Vulcanisaeta moutnovskia 768-28. It encodes these proteins:
- a CDS encoding amidohydrolase family protein → MDKTDLIVRAKYVITMTNPLIIEDGAVAIDNGLIKAVGRASDVLSQYRGEEVINRDRHILMPGLIDTHTHTQQVLLRSFINDERLALPPLWTKLLIPFEELLNDELAYLSSLVSVIAMAKNGITYFIEAGAPRPRELIKAINEVGIRGVVTRSTFNVRGDKITDADDAIRGIEELLPEVNDRVRVWCSIRQVMMATEDLLLKVKDYCLNKGLGITYHLGEYQGEVDYALTKYGIRPLEVFDKLGLTLVRPTVIAHAVYLSSRERAIVRDRGLGIAWCPMVDSIAMGLHWLPMFNDALFGFGSDGGAFTSLDLLHETKIARAVGKALTVGITYDKSSFNSITMLRALTGWGGLLIGDNVGAIKEGFKADLITLRLNDARALPAYDPVESVVSFLDGHDVNDVLVGGRFIVRDGKLFSVSEDDIIEKLYAVMPIVNEKLNNIKYGAF
- a CDS encoding sulfite exporter TauE/SafE family protein, giving the protein MVLFKTILCCIELLIFSIIAGLLGSLTGLGGGTVLVPLLTLFLGIPIAYAAGASLISTIATSSGAASAYIRDKITNVRIGMGLEIATTTGSIVGSLTAAYIYSHSLAWIVYVVFGIVILTSIIPTAQRGKYEIPDPRKPDRTTRIFKLYGSYYDDALKREVKYWGVRWWLGELIMFFAGFISGLLGIGSGALKVLGMDWAMNLPMKVSTTTSNFMIGVTAATGSALYWYFGYIQPMMAAVTAIGVLIGAMSGTRILVRITNKQVRWVFLAILAFLGMEMLLKGLYMDHIITIAVATQYLLSVVFTAIVMTILYYRYGISAARRESRTTVRGGGNA